In Candidatus Defluviilinea proxima, a single genomic region encodes these proteins:
- a CDS encoding SIS domain-containing protein yields MTLHSEIFEQPERLASLLDKQKQTVIEIAKAIQSRNVQYAFLAARGTSDNAGRYANYLWGAHNGLPLALATPSLFTYYQKPPKLQNALVIGVSQSGQSPDIVSVLEEGRKQNCLTIAITNIPDSPLAKAADFVLDIQAGAEKAVAATKTYTTELMAIAMLSVALENSNERWNELASVPQLAQQALALDEQIAQMTQRYRYMSQCVVLGRGFNYATAFEWALKLKELTYVIAEPYSSADFQHGPIAMVEGGFPVLAIAPKGKVHNSMVEMLTRLRRDKNAELVILSDDADTLTLAQSPIQLPLQTPEWLTPLVSILPAQLFACHLTQVKGYSTEAPRNITKVTETH; encoded by the coding sequence ATGACACTTCATTCAGAAATATTCGAACAGCCTGAAAGACTCGCTTCATTGTTGGATAAACAAAAACAAACTGTGATCGAAATCGCGAAAGCCATTCAATCACGTAATGTGCAATATGCGTTTCTTGCCGCACGTGGCACATCTGATAACGCCGGGCGTTATGCCAATTATCTGTGGGGCGCACATAATGGACTTCCGCTTGCGTTGGCGACGCCCTCATTGTTTACGTATTATCAAAAACCACCAAAACTTCAGAATGCATTGGTCATTGGTGTGTCGCAATCGGGACAATCACCGGATATCGTCAGCGTGTTGGAAGAAGGACGTAAACAAAATTGTCTTACGATCGCCATCACCAACATCCCTGATTCGCCGCTTGCTAAAGCCGCAGACTTTGTCCTTGATATTCAAGCGGGCGCAGAGAAGGCCGTTGCCGCGACCAAAACATACACGACCGAACTCATGGCCATTGCCATGCTTTCTGTTGCACTCGAAAATTCAAACGAACGTTGGAACGAACTTGCGTCTGTTCCCCAATTGGCGCAACAGGCGCTTGCCCTCGATGAACAGATCGCGCAGATGACTCAACGCTACCGTTACATGAGTCAGTGTGTGGTGCTGGGGCGTGGCTTCAACTACGCCACCGCCTTCGAATGGGCGCTCAAGCTCAAGGAACTTACGTACGTTATTGCCGAGCCGTATTCTTCCGCCGATTTTCAACATGGTCCTATTGCGATGGTGGAAGGTGGATTCCCCGTCCTTGCGATTGCGCCCAAAGGCAAAGTACACAACTCAATGGTCGAGATGTTGACGCGTTTACGTCGGGACAAAAATGCCGAACTCGTGATTCTCTCTGATGATGCGGATACGCTCACGTTGGCCCAATCCCCGATCCAACTCCCGCTTCAGACGCCCGAATGGCTGACCCCGCTTGTGAGCATTCTCCCCGCTCAATTGTTTGCCTGCCACCTCACGCAAGTGAAAGGCTATAGCACGGAAGCGCCGCGCAACATCACCAAGGTGACAGAGACGCACTAA
- a CDS encoding ABC transporter permease — MINYFKMAYRNLGRHRRRSFLSGLALALGTALLMFIGAFFQGEMRSSMETTLRLNSGHIQVRDADYDPDKLSVAWEYLIETPEQVAAQIETLDQVQTATPRLNASGIISIKDDSIGVEIMGIDPASSANDPYRTLVDGEFITADDREGILIGYPLAESFGLKVGDQINLLVNTSDGTVDEQMFTVRGIFTTGTSAYDKGVVLLPLAKAQAFSGAGDHASMIFVMLKDREDADAVAAAIPSTGFQVKTWKELNELLVLINDFSNAYITFINLIVLGVTAIVIINTLLMSVFERMREIGILSAIGMKGRQIITLFIAEASLLALGGVTFGALTGWGLATYFGKVGIYFGDLGISGGMVLPDRIYPYLTLDTAINLIITAFIVTLLGSLYPARMASRMEPVEALHSAQ, encoded by the coding sequence ATGATCAATTATTTCAAAATGGCTTATCGTAATTTAGGCAGACATCGCCGCCGCTCGTTCCTTTCGGGGTTGGCACTGGCACTGGGGACCGCCCTATTGATGTTCATCGGCGCCTTCTTTCAAGGTGAAATGCGCAGTTCCATGGAAACCACACTCCGCCTCAACAGTGGGCACATCCAGGTCCGTGATGCGGACTATGACCCCGACAAACTCTCTGTCGCGTGGGAGTATCTGATCGAAACCCCGGAGCAGGTTGCAGCGCAGATCGAAACGTTGGATCAGGTGCAGACTGCAACTCCGCGTTTGAACGCGAGTGGCATCATCTCCATCAAGGATGATTCCATCGGCGTCGAGATCATGGGCATTGACCCTGCTTCGTCTGCCAACGATCCGTATCGCACACTGGTCGATGGTGAATTCATCACTGCTGATGACCGTGAAGGGATCCTGATCGGTTACCCATTGGCAGAGAGTTTCGGGTTGAAGGTCGGCGACCAGATCAACCTGCTCGTCAACACATCCGATGGCACAGTGGATGAGCAAATGTTCACCGTGCGCGGTATCTTCACCACTGGCACCAGCGCCTACGATAAAGGCGTTGTCCTTCTGCCGTTGGCAAAGGCGCAGGCTTTCTCGGGTGCAGGCGACCATGCCAGTATGATCTTTGTGATGTTGAAAGACCGCGAAGATGCAGATGCCGTTGCCGCCGCGATTCCCAGCACGGGCTTCCAGGTCAAAACATGGAAAGAGTTAAATGAACTGCTCGTGTTGATCAACGATTTTTCGAATGCCTATATCACCTTCATCAATCTGATCGTCTTGGGTGTGACGGCCATCGTCATCATAAACACACTGCTTATGTCCGTCTTTGAACGCATGCGTGAGATCGGCATCCTCAGTGCCATCGGCATGAAAGGCAGACAGATCATCACGCTATTTATCGCGGAAGCAAGTCTGCTGGCATTGGGAGGCGTCACATTTGGCGCATTGACTGGCTGGGGGCTTGCCACTTACTTTGGCAAGGTTGGCATTTACTTTGGAGATCTCGGCATCAGCGGCGGGATGGTCCTGCCGGACCGCATCTACCCGTACCTGACGCTTGATACAGCCATCAATCTGATCATTACCGCGTTCATTGTTACCCTGCTTGGGTCGCTCTATCCCGCGCGGATGGCATCCCGCATGGAACCTGTAGAAGCACTGCACAGCGCACAATAA
- a CDS encoding efflux RND transporter periplasmic adaptor subunit gives MKNVYLLITIIIALVLSACGSQATATPIPTLVLDGSNTSPNDNQTSSANSISAAAVIIPVTKANLSFSGTGKVTSVNVQAGDRVEAGQVLVELDTTILEARVKEAEANLAFAEIDLSHLIRMTGCQSKGCAPSYQHIEVKENEVKRAQALVDSAKAVLESQSNLTAPFAGVIVSVDISPAETVTPGQVVILLADLSRYQIETTDLSERDVTKVRDGQSVSIFIEALNEKFSGKVTDIDRIGSTLGGDVVFTVTIDFDKQPQSLLWGMSADVNIEVGE, from the coding sequence ATGAAGAATGTATATTTATTAATAACGATCATTATCGCATTGGTGCTATCTGCCTGCGGCTCACAAGCCACAGCCACTCCCATCCCAACACTTGTGTTGGACGGAAGCAACACCTCACCGAACGATAACCAGACCAGCAGTGCCAATTCCATTTCTGCCGCTGCGGTCATCATCCCTGTCACTAAAGCCAACCTATCCTTTTCCGGCACAGGAAAGGTCACTTCGGTCAATGTGCAGGCTGGGGACCGGGTCGAAGCGGGACAGGTGCTGGTCGAACTGGACACCACAATCCTCGAAGCAAGAGTGAAGGAAGCCGAAGCGAATCTTGCATTTGCAGAGATCGATCTCAGCCATTTGATCCGCATGACCGGCTGTCAATCGAAGGGATGCGCTCCCAGTTATCAACATATCGAAGTGAAGGAAAATGAGGTGAAGCGCGCGCAAGCGTTGGTCGATTCAGCGAAAGCGGTTCTCGAATCGCAATCGAATCTGACAGCTCCTTTCGCAGGCGTAATTGTCTCTGTTGACATCTCCCCCGCTGAAACGGTCACCCCCGGACAGGTTGTCATTCTATTGGCCGACCTCTCACGGTATCAGATCGAAACCACCGACCTGAGCGAACGTGATGTGACAAAAGTACGCGACGGGCAATCCGTTTCCATCTTCATCGAAGCATTGAACGAGAAGTTCAGTGGCAAAGTAACTGACATCGACCGCATCGGCTCGACGCTCGGCGGTGATGTAGTCTTCACCGTGACCATCGATTTCGACAAACAGCCGCAAAGCCTGCTGTGGGGCATGAGCGCTGATGTGAATATTGAAGTTGGCGAATAA
- a CDS encoding ABC transporter ATP-binding protein produces MEVAKLTDVTRVYKIGEVQTHALKGVSITINDGEFTSLVGPSGSGKTTLLQLIGCLDKPSSGKVVIDGKETTNLNRNQRADLRKGTIGFVFQFFALIPTLTAYENVEMPLLLNGKNAAQRKQRVMELLEGVDMTARANHRPDQLSGGQQQRVAVARALATDPKLILADEPTANLDTENGEQVMQIMKKLNNETGTTFVFATHDPRVIKYANRVVTLQDGLIVKDEKVNGKS; encoded by the coding sequence ATGGAAGTCGCAAAATTAACAGATGTCACCCGTGTCTATAAGATCGGTGAAGTACAAACACATGCCTTAAAAGGCGTTAGCATAACCATCAATGATGGTGAGTTCACATCCCTCGTTGGGCCTTCGGGCTCGGGCAAGACCACATTACTGCAACTCATCGGTTGTCTCGATAAGCCGTCCTCCGGCAAAGTGGTCATCGACGGTAAAGAGACCACAAATCTCAACCGCAACCAGCGCGCAGATTTAAGAAAGGGCACGATCGGATTCGTATTCCAGTTCTTTGCCCTTATCCCTACCCTCACTGCCTACGAGAATGTGGAGATGCCGCTCCTGCTCAACGGCAAGAACGCGGCACAACGCAAACAACGCGTGATGGAATTGCTCGAAGGTGTGGATATGACCGCTCGTGCGAATCATCGTCCCGACCAGCTCTCCGGTGGACAACAACAACGCGTCGCTGTCGCCCGAGCGCTTGCCACTGATCCCAAACTGATCCTCGCTGACGAACCCACTGCCAACCTCGATACAGAAAACGGCGAGCAGGTCATGCAAATCATGAAGAAACTCAACAACGAGACCGGCACCACCTTCGTCTTTGCCACACACGATCCGCGTGTCATCAAATATGCCAATCGTGTCGTTACATTACAAGACGGCCTGATCGTAAAAGACGAAAAGGTCAACGGAAAATCCTAA
- a CDS encoding prolyl-tRNA synthetase associated domain-containing protein, giving the protein MTEQEFLAFLDANHFQYLRTEHPAVFTCAEAELHRPDVPAVSTKNLFLCDKKARRFFLAVTACEKTVKLDALASQLGVPHLKFGSEENLMRLLGVTRGSVTMMGLANDTEHVVELWIDAEIWNNEYFQSHPLVNTATLVLSKLELERFFVLTGHEVHLFIVE; this is encoded by the coding sequence ATGACCGAACAGGAATTTCTGGCATTCCTCGATGCCAATCATTTTCAATATCTTCGCACAGAGCATCCTGCGGTATTCACATGCGCTGAAGCGGAGTTGCATCGTCCAGATGTCCCTGCCGTGAGCACGAAGAATCTTTTTTTGTGTGACAAGAAAGCGCGGCGATTCTTTTTGGCCGTGACTGCTTGCGAGAAGACCGTAAAACTGGATGCACTGGCTTCGCAGTTGGGCGTCCCCCATTTGAAATTTGGTTCAGAAGAAAACTTGATGCGCTTATTGGGAGTCACACGCGGTTCAGTGACGATGATGGGGTTGGCGAATGATACAGAACACGTTGTCGAGTTATGGATCGATGCAGAGATCTGGAACAACGAATATTTTCAGAGCCATCCGCTTGTGAATACCGCCACGTTGGTTCTATCGAAACTAGAGTTGGAACGATTCTTTGTGTTGACGGGACATGAGGTTCATCTGTTTATCGTAGAATAG
- a CDS encoding efflux RND transporter periplasmic adaptor subunit: MKRNRTSRFQRDITWILLLLVLTFTVVGPTSPARASDDAQNGVVTASAIAVPAQITQMGFLISGSVKEVLVSEGEAVDTGQSLIVLNTPDLEYAVIAAEAAYKSAAGNAEIQRYKRVKVVEKGKEKWEVVHPEVRQLADTQALQAQIAWEIAKATLEQNGLTAPFDGTVTSIEVMPGEFVGQGQAVITLATLDNMLIETTDLSERDILKVKVGDPASVFVDSLNETINGRVIRITPRAEDRGGDIIFKVTIALDEQPKGLLWGMTAEVRIGE, translated from the coding sequence ATGAAAAGAAATCGCACGTCACGTTTTCAACGTGACATCACGTGGATATTGCTACTGCTTGTTTTGACATTTACGGTCGTCGGCCCCACATCGCCGGCACGGGCATCGGATGACGCACAAAATGGAGTTGTAACCGCATCTGCCATCGCGGTCCCTGCGCAGATCACACAGATGGGTTTCCTCATTTCAGGTTCTGTGAAGGAAGTGCTTGTCAGCGAAGGCGAAGCGGTGGACACGGGCCAATCCTTGATCGTGTTGAATACACCAGACCTTGAATACGCCGTGATCGCCGCGGAAGCCGCATACAAATCGGCGGCAGGGAATGCGGAAATTCAAAGATACAAACGAGTAAAGGTGGTCGAGAAAGGAAAAGAAAAATGGGAAGTTGTGCATCCGGAAGTGCGGCAACTCGCCGATACTCAGGCGTTGCAAGCCCAGATCGCATGGGAGATCGCGAAAGCCACTCTTGAACAAAATGGATTAACCGCGCCCTTCGATGGAACGGTCACATCTATCGAAGTCATGCCCGGCGAATTCGTGGGGCAGGGACAGGCGGTCATCACACTTGCCACATTGGATAACATGCTCATTGAAACCACCGATCTGAGCGAACGCGACATTCTAAAGGTCAAAGTTGGCGACCCTGCATCTGTGTTCGTGGATTCTTTGAACGAAACGATCAACGGAAGGGTCATTCGCATCACGCCGCGTGCCGAGGATCGCGGTGGAGACATCATCTTCAAAGTGACCATCGCGCTGGATGAACAGCCGAAGGGCCTGCTCTGGGGAATGACCGCAGAAGTGAGGATCGGAGAATAA
- a CDS encoding GNAT family N-acetyltransferase — translation MNIISFPSDNENIIHQAAQLLVNAFCEHWPDAWPTLEDALKEIHEMLDEERICRIAVDENGNLLGIIGGIPEYDGHVWELHPLAVQPDLQKQGIGKALIEDFEEQVRAKGGLTITLGSDDEDGMTSLSNVDLYENLWDKVKNIRNWKGHPFEFYQKMGYIITGVVIDANGKGKPDIIMSKKVKS, via the coding sequence ATGAATATCATTTCTTTTCCATCTGACAACGAAAACATCATTCACCAAGCCGCACAACTTCTTGTGAATGCCTTCTGTGAGCATTGGCCTGACGCATGGCCCACACTGGAAGATGCATTGAAAGAAATTCATGAAATGCTCGATGAGGAACGCATCTGCCGTATCGCAGTGGATGAAAACGGGAATCTACTTGGTATCATCGGCGGTATCCCAGAATACGATGGCCACGTATGGGAATTACATCCGCTGGCCGTGCAACCTGATCTGCAAAAGCAGGGAATCGGTAAAGCTTTGATCGAAGACTTCGAAGAACAAGTCCGAGCAAAAGGCGGCCTCACGATCACTCTTGGCTCAGACGACGAAGATGGCATGACATCGTTATCGAATGTTGATCTATATGAAAATCTTTGGGACAAGGTAAAGAACATCCGTAACTGGAAGGGGCATCCCTTTGAGTTCTATCAAAAGATGGGATACATCATTACTGGCGTGGTGATCGATGCAAACGGAAAAGGCAAACCCGATATCATCATGTCAAAGAAAGTGAAATCATGA